A genomic window from Synechococcus sp. WH 8016 includes:
- the carA gene encoding glutamine-hydrolyzing carbamoyl-phosphate synthase small subunit, with protein sequence MTALNPFTARLVLQDGTVLEGFACGQRGSVIGEVVFNTGMTGYQEVLTDPSYSGQLITFTYPEIGNTGVNSDDQEADQPHARGLIVRQLAPQASNWRSQQSLPEWMEQNGVIGIHGVDTRALVRHLRELGPMNGVISSDGRPALELLEELKQAPSMEGLNLADQVSTPTAYKWTKPCGVPFDQRFQTRPERPYRVVAIDFGIKRAILERLVSHGCDLTVLPGNTDIKTVLSYEPEGVFLSNGPGDPAAVQSGITLARNLLEHRQLPMFGICLGHQILGLALGGTTFKLAYGHRGLNHPCGSTGQVEITSQNHGFALDAASLPADQVEVTHFNLNDRTVAALAHRNQPVFGVQYHPEASPGPHDADHHFARFAGLMADRR encoded by the coding sequence ATGACCGCTCTTAACCCATTCACAGCGCGTCTGGTCCTGCAGGACGGCACGGTTCTCGAGGGCTTTGCCTGTGGTCAGCGCGGCAGCGTGATCGGCGAGGTGGTGTTCAACACCGGAATGACGGGATACCAAGAGGTCCTGACCGATCCCAGTTACTCAGGTCAGCTGATCACCTTTACCTATCCGGAGATCGGCAATACGGGTGTCAATTCAGATGATCAAGAGGCGGATCAACCTCACGCCCGGGGCTTGATCGTGAGGCAACTGGCCCCTCAAGCGAGCAACTGGCGCAGTCAACAATCCCTTCCTGAATGGATGGAGCAAAACGGTGTGATCGGAATTCACGGCGTGGATACCCGAGCTCTGGTGAGGCACCTACGCGAATTGGGCCCCATGAACGGCGTGATCAGCAGCGATGGTCGCCCAGCTCTTGAGCTTTTAGAGGAACTCAAGCAAGCCCCTTCGATGGAGGGGCTCAACTTGGCTGACCAGGTGTCGACCCCAACCGCCTACAAGTGGACGAAGCCCTGCGGCGTCCCGTTTGATCAACGGTTCCAAACGCGTCCTGAGCGCCCTTATCGGGTTGTAGCCATTGATTTCGGGATCAAGCGGGCGATTCTTGAACGACTGGTTAGCCACGGCTGTGACCTAACCGTTTTGCCCGGTAACACCGATATCAAGACCGTGCTCTCCTACGAGCCTGAAGGTGTTTTTCTGTCCAACGGACCTGGTGATCCAGCGGCTGTGCAATCGGGCATCACCCTGGCCCGGAATCTTCTGGAGCACAGGCAGCTGCCGATGTTTGGGATCTGCCTGGGGCATCAAATTTTGGGATTGGCCCTCGGGGGCACAACCTTCAAGTTGGCCTACGGCCATCGTGGCCTCAACCACCCTTGTGGCAGCACTGGTCAGGTGGAAATCACGAGCCAAAACCACGGTTTTGCTCTTGATGCAGCGTCCTTGCCTGCGGACCAAGTAGAGGTGACGCATTTCAACTTGAACGACCGCACCGTGGCGGCCTTGGCCCATCGGAATCAACCGGTGTTTGGCGTTCAATATCACCCTGAAGCCAGTCCAGGCCCCCACGATGCAGATCATCATTTCGCCCGATTTGCGGGCCTGATGGCTGATCGCCGTTGA
- a CDS encoding ribonuclease III domain-containing protein, producing the protein MSDWIRSQLPQEPERDLGSLQLAWLGDAVWELHHRLRFCKTPGRSQDLHQAVVSLVRADAQAAALEKLEPFLTDQERDYVRRGRNRAGRGPKRADAGVYGRATGFETMIGWLFLQNPARLAQLLDRLEETDTVL; encoded by the coding sequence TTGAGTGACTGGATTCGTTCTCAGTTGCCCCAAGAGCCTGAGCGTGATCTTGGATCGTTACAGCTCGCTTGGCTGGGGGATGCTGTTTGGGAACTGCATCATCGACTGAGATTTTGCAAAACTCCAGGTCGATCTCAGGACTTACACCAAGCCGTTGTGTCTCTCGTTCGTGCTGATGCACAAGCCGCTGCGTTAGAGAAACTTGAGCCATTTTTGACCGACCAAGAACGCGATTACGTAAGGCGTGGACGCAATCGGGCTGGCCGGGGACCCAAGCGTGCTGATGCTGGTGTCTATGGAAGAGCAACGGGATTTGAGACAATGATTGGCTGGCTCTTTTTGCAGAATCCGGCGCGGCTTGCGCAGCTCTTGGATCGACTCGAGGAGACCGACACCGTCCTGTAA
- a CDS encoding STAS domain-containing protein yields the protein MQRLTVSLRGGFEQKGGCVVFHFTGQLDAYSESQFMTYVTDVLKTNKSPAVIDLVKVDFLDSSGLGVLVQFAKQCKDSKRRFAVVGNARVVQTVKLVRLEEFLHLVEDLDKAVSQFAT from the coding sequence CTGCAGCGATTAACCGTTTCGCTTCGGGGTGGCTTCGAGCAAAAGGGTGGCTGTGTGGTGTTTCATTTCACCGGTCAGCTTGATGCCTATTCCGAGAGTCAGTTCATGACCTACGTGACTGATGTGCTGAAAACGAATAAGTCCCCGGCCGTGATCGACCTCGTCAAGGTTGATTTTCTCGACTCTTCTGGCTTGGGCGTTCTTGTTCAATTTGCCAAGCAATGCAAAGACTCCAAACGACGTTTTGCCGTTGTTGGCAATGCCCGCGTTGTTCAAACCGTCAAGTTGGTGCGACTTGAGGAATTTCTCCACCTCGTGGAAGATCTGGATAAGGCTGTTAGCCAATTTGCAACTTGA